The genomic stretch GACATAATGGTCTAAAAGATATTCAAGAAAAATTAAACACTCAAAAATACCCAAGATTTAGATTTGGTGTAGGTGCAAATTATCCTAAAGGAAGACAGGTAGATTTTGTTTTAGGAGAATGGAATAAAGAAGAAACCAGTCAATTGATAGAGCGTTTGCCAACATCAGCAAAAGTTATCACTTCTTTTGGTACAGCTGGTTTATCAAATACTATGAACGCTTATAACGGTAAATAGTTTAGTTTTCGTTAGCGTACCATTCTGCAAAACTAGAATCTGTTTCTTGTAATTTTATAGAATGTAATTTGATATTGTTAGGCAATCTATTTTTAATTTTCTCAGCAAAATCAATTACCATCATTTCACTTGTTGGTTGGTAATCTACTAATAAAACATGATGACCTCTGTCTATTAGTTCTTTTGCAAGTTCTAAATGAGGTGTGTTTTTATTAAATACAGTTGCATGATCAAAAATGTCTACAATTTCTTCATTAACAATCTTTTTTAAATCACCAAAATCGATTACCATTCCAAATTTTACATTTGTATTGTCAGAAATCGGTTGTCCAGAAACGGTAACAGATAATTTATAAGAATGACCGTGTACATTTTTACATTTACCATCATAACCATATAATGCGTGCCCTGTTTCAAAATTGAATTGCTTTGTAATTCTAATTGTACTCATTTGTATTTTATTGCTGTTTTTTAGTGTAAGAACTAAATCTAACCAAATTTAAAATTTGATATTTGGTTTTATGTTAACGTCGTCTGTTTCTGTATTTGTTGTAAAAGTAAACAATTACTAGTACTACAGCTAAAACTAAAAATAAATAATCTCCTCCCATTTTGTATATATGTTCTTATTTTTCAATTATAAAATTATCTAAAACATCTGCAATTTTTCTGTTGTCAGAAAGTTGAGGTATTTTATTTTGTCCGCCAAATTTACCAATAGATTTCATGTACTCATGAAAACCACCTTTTTTAACTTTTCTAATAATTAACGGACGTAGTATTTTGCCTTCTATTAAATCGAAATAATAGATGTTTTGATCTTGCATAGATGTATCTACTTTTGCAGCAAATTCTTCTATGTTTTCTGGTTCGTTTTCAAATTCTATAAACCACTCGTGATATGGCAAGCCAGAACTTGGGTTTACTTGTGGTGCAACCGTAAATTCGCTTATATTTATAGTTGTTCCTTTTATAGAATCATTCAATGCCTTTTCTACTTCTTTACCAATAACATGCTCGCCAAATGCAGAAATAAAATGTTTAATTCTACCTGTAACTTTAATTCTATAAGGTTTTGTTGATGTAAATTCAATCGTATCGCCAATATTATAACCCCAAAGACCTGCAGTGGTGTTTAATATAATTACATAATTTACCCCAATTTTAACGTCTTTTAAAGAGATTCTTGTTGGGTTTTCATCAAAGAATTCATTTGCCGGAATAAACTCGTAAAAAATACCAGAATCTAGCTGTAAAAGCATTCCTTTTGCTGTTTGAGAATCTTGGTAAGCAATAAAACCTTCGGATGCAGGATATAATTCTATATAATCTATTTTTTTACCAATTAAACTCTCAAATTTATTTTTGTAAGGCTCAAAATTAACACCACCGTATATAAAGAAATTAAAATTAGGAAATAATTCTGATACAGATTTTCCTGTTTTCTCAATCAGTTTTTCGAAATACATTTGCACCCAAGACGGTATTCCGCTTATTACAGACATATCTTCATTTACTGTTTCATCTACAATCGCATTCACTTTTGTATCCCAATCTTCTATACAATTGGTTTCCCAACTTGGCAATCTGTTTTTAAGTAAATAGTTTGGTACGTAATGAGCAGCAATACCACTAAGTCTGCCAAGTTTAACACCATTTTTATCTTCTAAAACTGGGCTTCCTTGTAAAAAAATCATTTTACCATCAACAAAACTTGCATCATTTTTTTCTGCAATATAAAACAGCATAGCATTTCTTGCCGCTGTAATATGTGTTGGCATCGATTCTTTAGTAATTGGTATATATTTAGCACCAGAAGTTGTACCAGAAGTTTTTGCAAAATATAGTGGTTTCCCTGGCCAAAGTACATTTTCTTCTCCGTCAACAATTCTATCTACATACTTTCTTAGTCCTTCGTAATCTTGTACTTTAACTTGTTTTTTAAAATCTTCGTAATTAGAAATGGTATCAAAATTATGATCAATACCAAAAGCAGTTTTTTTACCCTTAGAAATTAAGTTTTTAAAAACTTTATCTTGTGTTTTATGCGGTTTATTAGCCCATTTATAAACCTTTTTGGTTGCAATTTTAGCAAAAGGAATGGCAAAAAAAGATTTAATACTCATTATTTAAAATCTATAAAGTTTGTTGGGTTTATAGCGTAACCGCCTTTCCATAGTTCGAAATGCAAATGTGGCCCGGTAGAAAGTTCTCCTGTAGAACCAACGCTAGCAATTACTTCGCCAGATTTTACAAAATCACCTTGTTGTTTTAGTAAATTACCATTGTGTTTGTAAACAGAAATAAAATCTTTGTTATGTTTTAAAATAATTACATAACCAGTTTCTGCGCTCCATCCAGAAAAAATAACGGTTCCTTCTGCGGCAGCTTTAACAGGTGTACCTGTTTTAGCTATAATATCTAGTGCAAAGTGTTTAGAATTAGCATCAAAACTTTGTGAAATATTTCCTTTTAAAGGCGCGAAAAAAACAATTTTAACGCTGCTGTTAGAGTTGTTTAAAATACTAAAACGAGTTTCTCTATCTATTTTTTCTCTGTACAAAGAATCTTCTTTGGTTGCATCTAATTTGCTTTCGTCTATTGTAGTTTGTCTTGCTTCAATTTGAATAGAATCAATTTCTTCTGAACTTATCTCTCCCGTTAACACTGGTTTTAAAGCTTTTGTATAATTTTCTAAAATAGCCAACTTTTGCTTTAAAGAATCTGCTTCGAAAGTAAGCTTTAATGCATCTGATTTTAGTTTTGAAGAAGAATAACCAGGTATGTATTCTTTAATTGGCGTAAAAGCTATTAATAATGTGGTTAAAGAAATAAGTAGAATAGAGAAAATTCCGCCTAAAACAAATACATTTAAACGAGATAGTTTTAAAGAAAAACGTTCTTCAAAAGTATTTTCGTTTAAAACAACCAACCTATATTTATCGGTTAGTTTTTGTTTTAATTTTCCTTTTTTTTTATCCTTTTTAGCCAAAGTATTTATTTTGAATATTTACAAATATACAACGAATTTAAAGTGAAATTATTTTCTATAAAAATTCATTTCATCTATGTATTGCCAAACTTCATTGGTTAAAAGCGGTTTCATATTTTTATTGTCTTTAATTCCGTTTCTAATCATTGTAGAAGAAATTTGAACAATTGGTGCAGCTACTTTTGTGATTTTTGGGTGATTATCGAATTGAGAATCTATTTTGCCTTCTGCAATTCTTGGGTAAACATAAATATTATGATGTTCTAAAATGGTTTCGTAATTTTTCCATTTATGTAAGCTTTTTAAATTGTCTTCTCCCATAATCAAACAAAACTCTTTGTCTTTATACATATCAGAAATATGTGCTAAGGTGTGTACTGTGTAGTTTGGTTGTGGTAGTTTAAATTCGATATCAGAAGGTTTAATTTTGTCATATGCTTCTGTTGCTTTGTAAACCAATTCTAGACGATGGTGATTGTCTAGTAAAGAACTTTTCTTTTTGAATGGATTATGAGGTGTTACAACCATCCAGATTTCATCTAAATCTGAATTTTCTACCATATGATTGGCAATTATTAAATGCCCAATATGAATAGGATTAAAAGTGCCAAAGTATAAACCAATTTTCATTTTAATAGAAGTTTTATTTCTTTAAATCTAAAAAATCGCTAACCAAATCTTCTGCTTCTTTTAAAGCAACATCTAGTTCGTAATTTTTGATGATTTTATCAAACTGTGGTGCTGTTGCCAGTTCTACAGATGCTTTTGCTACGCGCATGTTTATTTTGTCTTCACTTTCTGTAGAGCGCTTTTTTAATCTTATTTTAAGTTCGTCTACACTTGGTGGTTTTACAAATACAGATAAAGTTTCGTTTGGAAATTTCTTTTTAATTCTAAGACCACCAACAACATCAATATCAAAAATTACATGTTTTTTAAGCGCCCAAATACGTTCTACTTCAGATTTTAAAGTTCCGTAGAAATTATCTCTATAAACTTCTTCCCATTCTAAAAATTCGTCGCCTTTAATTTTACTTTTAAAATCTTTTAAAGAGATAAAATAGTAATCTTCACCATTTTTTTCTTCTCCTCTTGGTTCTCTAGAAGTAGCAGAAATAGAAAACTCTAAATTAAATTTTTCTTGTTTTAATAAATGACGAACAATTGTTGTTTTTCCTGAACCAGAAGGTGCTGAAAAGACGAATAATTTACCTTTAAATTCTGACATAAATGTTTAATTTTTGTCATTCTGAATAGATTTCAGAATTATATGTTATTAGTTTTAAACCAGTATTTTGGTTTATTTTGATGCTTAAAGTACGTTTAAGATTTGCTCTTTAATTTGCTCTAATTCGTTTTTCATTTGAATTACCGCTTTTTGCATCGGTGCAAAATTTGCTTTAGAACCTGTAGTGTTAATTTCTCTACCCATTTCTTGAATTACAAAACCTAATTTTTTACCGTTAGAATCTGGTGTAGCCAATGTTTCTAAAAAGTAATCTAAATGGTTTGCTAAACGAACTTTTTCTTCGTTTATATCTAATTTTTCTAAGTAATAGATTAACTCCTGCTCAAAACGATTTTCGTCTGTATCTACTTTTAAATCGTCTATAGCCTTTTTTAAACGTGCTTTTACGTTTGCTATTCTATCGCCATCTAAAGCCTTTACTTCTTCTAAATACATCTTAATATTTGCAATTCTTTGCTTAAAATCTATTTCTAAAGAAGCGGCCTCGTCTGTTCTATATTGTACAATTTCTTTTATGGCAACATCTATATGTTCATCAATTAGATTCCATTCATTTTCATCTAATTCTTCTCTTTCTGTTTTTAATGCATCTGGCATTCTAACAGCCATTTTTAACAATTCTACATCGTCTGTAGAACCAGTTTGCACAACATTTCTTAATTGTTGTATGTATTCTTTTACAACACCATGATTAACAGTTGTAGAAGTTTCATCTGCAGTCATCTCTACAAATATCGAAAAATCTACTTTTCCACGAACTAAGGCAGCTGCTAATTTTTTACGCACAGGTAATTCTTTTTCTTTGTAATAAGAAGGAATTCTAACGTTTAAATCTAAATTTTTACTGTTTAAAGATTTAATTTCTATAGTAACTTTTTTGGTAGGCAATTGTAATACTGCTTTACCATAACCCGTCATAGATTGAATCATAAAATCATCATTTTAAATAAGTTGCAAATATAGTTTTATTTGGTAGATTTTTCTACTTGTTTAGTTACTAAATACACACCAATAAATATTAAGATTGTTGCACTTATTTTAACGGTATTTAAAGAATCGCTGCCAACAATTAATGCATAAATTGTAGCAATTACAGGTTGTAAATAAATAAAAACACTAACCGTTGTTGGTTTTAATTTTGATAAACCATACAGATTAAAAAGATAGGTAATACAAGATGTGAAAATTACAACAAAACCAATATTCCAATAAATGTTGGTAGGTATTTCTTGCCAAGAAACTTCTAATATCTCGCTATAACCAAACGGAATTACAAAAATAGAACCGAATAAATATAGCCATTTTACAAAAACAATTGGGTTGTATTTTAAAATTAAATCTTTAGCCAAAACCAAATACAAACCATAAGATGCCGCATTTACAAAAACTAAAAAGTTACCAAAGTTATTGTTGGTTCCTTCGGATGAATTATTACCATAAGTAATTAATAATATGGTGCCAATTAAACCTATAAAAACACCTAAAATTCGTTGTTTACCTATTCTTTTTCTTATTAAAATACTAGAGAAAATTAGTACCATAATAGGTGATGTAACCATCATTACAGATGCGCTTATAGGTGTAGTAATACTTAAGCCTTTAAAAAAAGTTAACATGTTTAAACCAATTCCGAAAAAAGAAGCTAAAAGTATTTTTTTGTAATCTTCTTTTCCTATTTTTTGTTGTTTAATAAACAAACCTATCGTCCAGAAAATAGTTGTTGCGCCAATAACTCTTACCAATATAAAAGCATAAGGTTTCAAATAAATTGGCATAACATCTTTAGCAATGGTAAATGTTAAACCATAAATTAATGTTGCAATAGAAACTGCAAAAAGAGCTAATATTCTTTTATTCATTTTTAAAAATGTAAACTATATTAGTTTGCAAAGTTGCTAATAAAATTTAGATTTTAAGCATAAAAAAAGAGCTTCAAAAATAATTTTGAAACTCTTATGGTTTGGTTGATTAACTTTTAGTTAGTCTACTAATGGTGGTATTCTTAATACCTGCCCAGGATAAATTTTATCTGGATGCGTTAACATAGGCTTGTTTGCTTCGAATATAACAGGGTATTTCATAGCATTACCATAATATTCTTTTGCTATTTTACCTAAAGTATCTCCTTTTTCTACGGTATGAAATTGTGCCATTGCTTCTTCTTCAATCTCTTCTACTTCTGCAACAGTAATATTATCTTCTACAGAAGAAATTCCGTTTGTGTTTCCTACCACTAAAACTACTTTTTCTTTTGTAGCTAAATCGGCAGTTTCTCCCCACAACTTTACTACGTCATCATTTACTTCTATAGATAAATCTGTAACCTGTAAATCTAATGCAGTAATGGCATTTCTTAACTGTTCAGACTTTTCTGCATTTTCTTCTTCTGTAGTTTTTCCAATACCAAAAACTTTGGCTCCGGCATTTTTAATGAATGAAAAAATTCCCATTTTTTTTATTTTTTTAGTGATTAAATTAACTAAATTCTTAGAGCAAGATACAAATTTTACTTAATTATGCTACATTTGTTTATCAAATTTCTATAAAATGCATATTCATAATATATCTTCTAGCAATACAATTTTAAATAAATTCATCTCAGAAATTAGAGATGTAAATGTTCAAAAAGATTCTTTACGGTTTCGAAGAAATATAGAAAGAATAGGTGAGGTTTTAAGTTATGAATTAAGTAAAGAACTTAAATACTCTGTAAATAAAGTAGAAACTCCTTTAGGAACTAAGGAAATAGATCAACTTACCAACAAAATTGTTTTATGTTCTATTTTAAGAGCTGGTTTGCCTTTGCATCAAGGGTTGTTAAATTATTTTGATGATGCAGAAAATGCTTTTATTTCTGCTTATAGAAATCATCCAGAAAATGGCGTTCCATCAGAAATTATTGTAGAGTATTTTGCGTCACCATCCATAGAAAATAAAACGTTATTACTTGCAGATCCTATGTTGGCAACTGGCCAAAGTTTAGTTGCTGTTTATGAGGCGATCAAAAAATATGGCGTGCCAAAAGAATTGCATATTATAGTTGTAATTGCCTCTAAAGAAGGAGTGGATTATATTTCTAAACATTTTCCAGAAAACACACATTTATGGATAGCTGCTTTGGATGAAACTTTAAATGAGAAAGGATATATAATTCCGGGTTTAGGTGATGCCGGAGATTTAGCTTTTGGTAAAAAATTATAAAAGAAATAGAAAAACTACTAAACTTAAAATTAATACTGATAATACAACATTTTTAATAATGTTGTTTTTAATTAATTCTATACCGTTTGCACAAATTACACTTGCAGGAAAAAGTAAAAATAGCATCTCAGAGCCATTTTTATTAGGAATTAATAGTGCAAAAAACAATGATATTGTAAAGTTTAATAAAAGTAACAACCAGCTTTTTTTAAATGAATTATTTACAGAAAGCGTTTTTGGAGATTTCATAATAATTGAAACCACAGAAAGTATAATTATCAAAATTATAATCCAATTAAAGTTGTTTTTAGAGTATAAGAGTAAGCTTTTAAAGCTATTAAAGTAAAAAAGGTTTGTAAAAACATACAATTGATCTTGCCAAAAACAATACGTAAAATAAATAATTAAAGGACACGCAAAACCTATTAAAGGTGCTATTAGACGATTAATTACAGGTTTTTGATGCACAAAAATACCAGCATAAATAAGTATGGCAAACATTGCTGTAAAAGGCTCTAAAATAAATAAGATACTTAACCAAAAACCGCTATCAAAAAGTTTTTGCAATATCTTTTTTGGAGATTTTAAACTGTAAATTTTTCTTAGAAATAAGATGTATAACAGTATTATTGTTAGTGTTTTATAGTTATTTATAAGCGGTAGAAAAAATGCAAGTAAAACTGTAAAAACAAAGAAAGCATAAGAATTATCGAATGTTAGATTATTCTTAGTTACTACAAAGTTGTAAAAGAAAAAAAGAAATAAAAAAAGTGCAATTAAACCAGCAACTTCAAACACTAATTTAAATTGAAAATCTTGCCCTAAATAGATTGGTAGTGTTGTAAATAAAAATAGACAAATAAAAACGCTTAAAAGAATTATGAAATTGATTGGTTTAGATTTCCCTAAAAAATTGGCTAGCATTGTTTCTTTTGTTATTTTTGCAGTGTAAAGATAATTAAGTTATGATAGCAAGCAATATTTTTAGATGGATTGGTAGTTTATTTACAGATATATTATTCTTACCATTCGATTGGTTAAGATTAACTGTAGCAAATGCAGATCTTGGTTGGTGGGTTTCTAATGC from Polaribacter marinaquae encodes the following:
- a CDS encoding DUF6341 family protein, translating into MIASNIFRWIGSLFTDILFLPFDWLRLTVANADLGWWVSNALNWGFLVILLVLFAYWMGESRRFVKEGTEDRA
- the nadD gene encoding nicotinate (nicotinamide) nucleotide adenylyltransferase, with amino-acid sequence MKIGLYFGTFNPIHIGHLIIANHMVENSDLDEIWMVVTPHNPFKKKSSLLDNHHRLELVYKATEAYDKIKPSDIEFKLPQPNYTVHTLAHISDMYKDKEFCLIMGEDNLKSLHKWKNYETILEHHNIYVYPRIAEGKIDSQFDNHPKITKVAAPIVQISSTMIRNGIKDNKNMKPLLTNEVWQYIDEMNFYRK
- a CDS encoding GH3 auxin-responsive promoter family protein encodes the protein MSIKSFFAIPFAKIATKKVYKWANKPHKTQDKVFKNLISKGKKTAFGIDHNFDTISNYEDFKKQVKVQDYEGLRKYVDRIVDGEENVLWPGKPLYFAKTSGTTSGAKYIPITKESMPTHITAARNAMLFYIAEKNDASFVDGKMIFLQGSPVLEDKNGVKLGRLSGIAAHYVPNYLLKNRLPSWETNCIEDWDTKVNAIVDETVNEDMSVISGIPSWVQMYFEKLIEKTGKSVSELFPNFNFFIYGGVNFEPYKNKFESLIGKKIDYIELYPASEGFIAYQDSQTAKGMLLQLDSGIFYEFIPANEFFDENPTRISLKDVKIGVNYVIILNTTAGLWGYNIGDTIEFTSTKPYRIKVTGRIKHFISAFGEHVIGKEVEKALNDSIKGTTINISEFTVAPQVNPSSGLPYHEWFIEFENEPENIEEFAAKVDTSMQDQNIYYFDLIEGKILRPLIIRKVKKGGFHEYMKSIGKFGGQNKIPQLSDNRKIADVLDNFIIEK
- the upp gene encoding uracil phosphoribosyltransferase encodes the protein MHIHNISSSNTILNKFISEIRDVNVQKDSLRFRRNIERIGEVLSYELSKELKYSVNKVETPLGTKEIDQLTNKIVLCSILRAGLPLHQGLLNYFDDAENAFISAYRNHPENGVPSEIIVEYFASPSIENKTLLLADPMLATGQSLVAVYEAIKKYGVPKELHIIVVIASKEGVDYISKHFPENTHLWIAALDETLNEKGYIIPGLGDAGDLAFGKKL
- the lysM gene encoding peptidoglycan-binding protein LysM, which produces MGIFSFIKNAGAKVFGIGKTTEEENAEKSEQLRNAITALDLQVTDLSIEVNDDVVKLWGETADLATKEKVVLVVGNTNGISSVEDNITVAEVEEIEEEAMAQFHTVEKGDTLGKIAKEYYGNAMKYPVIFEANKPMLTHPDKIYPGQVLRIPPLVD
- a CDS encoding M23 family metallopeptidase codes for the protein MAKKDKKKGKLKQKLTDKYRLVVLNENTFEERFSLKLSRLNVFVLGGIFSILLISLTTLLIAFTPIKEYIPGYSSSKLKSDALKLTFEADSLKQKLAILENYTKALKPVLTGEISSEEIDSIQIEARQTTIDESKLDATKEDSLYREKIDRETRFSILNNSNSSVKIVFFAPLKGNISQSFDANSKHFALDIIAKTGTPVKAAAEGTVIFSGWSAETGYVIILKHNKDFISVYKHNGNLLKQQGDFVKSGEVIASVGSTGELSTGPHLHFELWKGGYAINPTNFIDFK
- a CDS encoding DMT family transporter, encoding MNKRILALFAVSIATLIYGLTFTIAKDVMPIYLKPYAFILVRVIGATTIFWTIGLFIKQQKIGKEDYKKILLASFFGIGLNMLTFFKGLSITTPISASVMMVTSPIMVLIFSSILIRKRIGKQRILGVFIGLIGTILLITYGNNSSEGTNNNFGNFLVFVNAASYGLYLVLAKDLILKYNPIVFVKWLYLFGSIFVIPFGYSEILEVSWQEIPTNIYWNIGFVVIFTSCITYLFNLYGLSKLKPTTVSVFIYLQPVIATIYALIVGSDSLNTVKISATILIFIGVYLVTKQVEKSTK
- a CDS encoding 6-pyruvoyl trahydropterin synthase family protein, with amino-acid sequence MSTIRITKQFNFETGHALYGYDGKCKNVHGHSYKLSVTVSGQPISDNTNVKFGMVIDFGDLKKIVNEEIVDIFDHATVFNKNTPHLELAKELIDRGHHVLLVDYQPTSEMMVIDFAEKIKNRLPNNIKLHSIKLQETDSSFAEWYANEN
- a CDS encoding DUF6427 family protein; this encodes MLANFLGKSKPINFIILLSVFICLFLFTTLPIYLGQDFQFKLVFEVAGLIALFLFLFFFYNFVVTKNNLTFDNSYAFFVFTVLLAFFLPLINNYKTLTIILLYILFLRKIYSLKSPKKILQKLFDSGFWLSILFILEPFTAMFAILIYAGIFVHQKPVINRLIAPLIGFACPLIIYFTYCFWQDQLYVFTNLFYFNSFKSLLLYSKNNFNWIIILIIILSVVSIIMKSPKTLSVNNSFKKSWLLLLLNFTISLFFALLIPNKNGSEMLFLLFPASVICANGIELIKNNIIKNVVLSVLILSLVVFLFLL
- a CDS encoding YicC/YloC family endoribonuclease — translated: MIQSMTGYGKAVLQLPTKKVTIEIKSLNSKNLDLNVRIPSYYKEKELPVRKKLAAALVRGKVDFSIFVEMTADETSTTVNHGVVKEYIQQLRNVVQTGSTDDVELLKMAVRMPDALKTEREELDENEWNLIDEHIDVAIKEIVQYRTDEAASLEIDFKQRIANIKMYLEEVKALDGDRIANVKARLKKAIDDLKVDTDENRFEQELIYYLEKLDINEEKVRLANHLDYFLETLATPDSNGKKLGFVIQEMGREINTTGSKANFAPMQKAVIQMKNELEQIKEQILNVL
- the gmk gene encoding guanylate kinase, with product MSEFKGKLFVFSAPSGSGKTTIVRHLLKQEKFNLEFSISATSREPRGEEKNGEDYYFISLKDFKSKIKGDEFLEWEEVYRDNFYGTLKSEVERIWALKKHVIFDIDVVGGLRIKKKFPNETLSVFVKPPSVDELKIRLKKRSTESEDKINMRVAKASVELATAPQFDKIIKNYELDVALKEAEDLVSDFLDLKK